One Rhipicephalus microplus isolate Deutch F79 chromosome 4, USDA_Rmic, whole genome shotgun sequence genomic window carries:
- the LOC119171705 gene encoding uncharacterized protein LOC119171705: MNPSAFLVSSCLVFAGTWSSSLASEEPFFTHMASCVGEPITAVSVPQKDQAALTAWNDLFRQSGEGGGAAFAQLFLKAKSIATKSAVLLRRWNRCLKAVCVPDTSLQSVSCMSLYFSYNPYKHACMPQKGFCQRTVNHFASMEDCRIACTSPKESGRSATMLTPQDTEVRLIIMRKRNGASVTLVNSTLKVPQKKNLFFVGYLLPDPYGPLVGMPKSSVHRQSSVTNVAVKKPVKAPTPPSAMKVPMPPPMGDLTGFPRWPLSTSKPLPQLQLPKQFPGMLGAGPTAGLQFSNGDRFPSLSNSPNLPVQNPPTFLFAAKGQNPNTPSGPPSGLKETSASEMSPAGMKTVSSMPSTGQTGPLVSGVMPGFSSAQPPASSLVSGIPSSLPPSASSAQGSLSQPTQAQLPVPLGRRADDSPNTYKPRQLSDMSTPTLPPGMVHAYSTESPISARDEKSSLGSAEEDESEASSLNSSSDKASEGAESASSTSVSSREDDSGKARHARELPPGLALAKRGKDEKPRRVAPMSRRSARESESREPVVEEKIVPERAHLTGMRTAYRRSAAAPFSTSSRRRGSGGLLSTPWAQPRGSHLSPSISL; this comes from the exons TTTTCAGGCAAAGCGGTGAAGGGGGTGGAGCTGCCTTTGCCCAGCTCTTTCTGAAAGCCAAGAGCATCGCGACGAAGTCAGCCGTTCTGCTAAGAA GATGGAACCGCTGTTTGAAGGCGGTGTGCGTGCCAGACACGTCTCTGCAGTCCGTGTCATGCATGAGCCTCTACTTTTCGTACAACCCGTACAAGCACGCCTGCATGCCGCAGAAGGGTTTCTGCCAGCGGACCGTCAACCACTTCGCTTCGATGGAAGACTGCCGGATCGCGTGCACCAG CCCGAAAGAAAGTGGCCGTTCGGCTACAATGCTAACGCCCCAAGACACCGAAGTCAGACTGATCATCATGCGCAAAAGGAACGGTGCTTCTGTGACACTAGTGAACAGCACGCTAAAGGTGCCACAGAAGAAGAATCTTTTCTTCGTCGGCTACCTTCTTCCCGATCCTTACGGTCCGCTGGTAGGAATGCCGAAAAGCAGCGTCCATCGGCAAAGCTCCGTCACCAATGTTGCAGTAAAAAAACCTGTAAAAGCTCCCACTCCTCCGAGCGCCATGAAGGTACCCATGCCGCCTCCGATGGGTGACCTTACGGGTTTTCCTCGATGGCCATTAAGCACTTCGAAGCCATTGCCCCAGCTTCAACTTCCTAAGCAGTTCCCAGGTATGTTGGGTGCAGGCCCAACGGCAGGTCTACAATTTTCTAATGGAGATCGCTTTCCCTCGCTATCGAACTCACCAAACCTGCCTGTTCAGAACCCTCCAACATTCTTGTTCGCAGCCAAAGGACAAAATCCTAACACTCCTTCCGGACCCCCTTCGGGATTGAAAGAAACCAGTGCTTCTGAAATGTCCCCTGCAGGAATGAAAACAGTATCTTCCATGCCATCAACGGGACAAACTGGACCTCTAGTAAGTGGCGTGATGCCTGGATTCTCTTCAGCTCAACCACCTGCGAGTTCCTTGGTGTCTGGCATACCATCCTCGCTTCCTCCCAGTGCAAGTTCCGCGCAAGGGTCACTTTCACAGCCAACTCAGGCGCAGCTGCCAGTGCCCTTAGGACGACGCGCGGATGATTCGCCCAATACGTACAAGCCGAGACAGCTTTCCGACATGTCGACGCCGACACTTCCTCCTGGCATGGTACATGCGTACTCGACAGAGAGTCCGATAAGCGCTCGCGACGAAAAGTCATCACTGGGCTCGGCCGAAGAAGACGAGTCCGAGGCGTCGAGCTTGAACAGCTCGAGTGATAAAGCTTCTGAAGGGGCCGAGTCAGCGTCGAGCACATCAGTGTCAAGTCGTGAAGACGACTCGGGAAAAGCTCGGCACGCGAGGGAACTTCCGCCGGGCCTCGCCCTCGCGAAGCGAGGCAAAGATGAGAAGCCACGTAGGGTGGCCCCGATGTCGCGGCGCAGCGCCAGGGAAAGTGAGTCCAGGGAGCCGGTGGTCGAGGAAAAAATCGTCCCTGAAAGGGCCCATCTTACGGGAATGCGCACAGCATATCGCAGAAGCGCAGCCGCACCCTTTTCGACATCGAGTCGCAGGAGAGGAAGCGGTGGTCTACTCTCGACGCCCTGGGCGCAACCTCGAGGCTCTCACCTTTCTCCATCTATATCCCTCTAG